One window from the genome of Rariglobus hedericola encodes:
- a CDS encoding OmpA family protein, with amino-acid sequence MNLSTKKLSFVIIAAAVALAGCSKKPKRPDPSRTVIGPDGGGLSGSDIGLGGGVGTDLAPGTALDGRGANDLANGDRTALAGETVYFDFDQSGIKASERSKLDAAKAYLEANPTARLLLEGHCDWKGTAEYNLGLGDRRANAAKQYLTTSGVAADKLEVLSKGDLDAVENSDEATAAKDRRVDLVVLKP; translated from the coding sequence ATGAACCTCTCCACCAAGAAACTCAGCTTCGTCATCATCGCCGCCGCAGTCGCACTCGCCGGCTGCTCCAAGAAACCCAAGCGTCCTGATCCTTCCCGCACCGTGATCGGCCCGGATGGCGGCGGCCTTTCCGGCTCCGATATCGGCCTCGGCGGTGGTGTCGGCACCGATCTCGCCCCCGGCACCGCTCTCGATGGCCGTGGCGCCAACGACCTCGCCAACGGCGACCGCACCGCCCTCGCTGGCGAAACCGTCTATTTCGACTTCGACCAGTCCGGCATCAAGGCCTCCGAGCGCTCCAAGCTCGACGCAGCCAAGGCCTACCTCGAAGCCAATCCCACCGCCCGTCTTCTCCTCGAAGGCCACTGCGACTGGAAGGGCACCGCCGAATACAACCTCGGCCTCGGTGACCGCCGCGCCAACGCCGCCAAGCAATACCTGACCACCTCCGGTGTCGCCGCCGACAAGCTCGAAGTCCTCTCCAAGGGCGACCTCGATGCCGTCGAAAACAGCGACGAGGCCACCGCTGCCAAGGATCGCCGCGTCGATCTCGTTGTTCTGAAGCCGTAA
- a CDS encoding sirohydrochlorin chelatase, which yields MSSSSRTAWFLFDNGSVRADSTLSLRRVAVTLAERTGLPVQAVSLLHSSKVPAESLDGEPARLLEPALMEHFATFPDGEAVLLPLFFGPSAALTEYVPSRLASVRARFPRARLRMAPWLVNPEDGDCRLAGMLANQVRATAKLRGWNRPNVVLVDHGSPQAAVAAVRNHLGEQVRRELGAEVVALSVASMERREGDAYAFNEPLLATALRTPPFNQGDVIVALQFLSPGRHAGPGGDIAEICAAAEAENAGLHTQMTQPIAGESGLIDLLAERLSQAVQVSS from the coding sequence ATGTCATCTTCCTCTCGCACCGCATGGTTTCTCTTTGATAACGGCTCGGTGCGGGCGGATTCCACGCTCAGCTTGCGACGGGTGGCCGTAACCTTGGCTGAACGGACGGGCCTGCCGGTGCAGGCAGTGTCGCTCTTGCATTCCAGCAAGGTGCCGGCCGAGTCGCTGGACGGAGAACCGGCAAGGCTGCTGGAACCGGCGCTGATGGAGCATTTCGCGACGTTTCCCGACGGAGAGGCGGTGTTACTGCCGTTATTTTTCGGTCCGAGCGCGGCGTTGACCGAGTATGTGCCGTCGCGACTGGCTAGCGTGCGCGCACGGTTTCCGCGCGCACGACTACGGATGGCGCCCTGGCTGGTAAATCCTGAGGATGGCGACTGCCGGCTGGCAGGCATGTTGGCGAATCAGGTGCGGGCGACCGCTAAATTGCGTGGATGGAACCGTCCCAATGTCGTATTGGTTGATCACGGGTCGCCGCAAGCAGCCGTGGCCGCAGTGCGCAACCACTTGGGCGAACAGGTGCGCCGTGAATTAGGCGCTGAAGTGGTCGCGTTGTCCGTGGCCTCGATGGAACGGCGGGAAGGCGATGCCTACGCCTTCAACGAGCCCTTGCTGGCTACCGCGTTGCGCACGCCGCCGTTTAATCAGGGAGACGTGATCGTAGCGCTGCAGTTCTTGTCGCCCGGACGACATGCGGGACCCGGCGGGGATATTGCGGAGATCTGCGCGGCGGCCGAGGCGGAAAACGCTGGCCTGCACACCCAAATGACCCAGCCGATCGCAGGTGAAAGCGGGTTGATCGATTTGCTCGCCGAGCGACTGTCGCAGGCGGTGCAGGTGTCGAGCTAA
- a CDS encoding response regulator, which yields MKRLVIIEDQTAIREMLVEILRLDPNYKLVGESGDGQSALTLCLDVKPDLLVLDAKLPGLNGVDLLRRLTKQLKNVRVLVFSGHENPVLVREMLEAGAHGFVEKTAGLFEFKKGLETVANGGTYFGPAVASLLRNVVANPASSATADFLTDREREILQLVAESNSTKEIASRLDISVKTVDNHRTNLMRKLNLHDVASLTRYALEVGLIEPKKPV from the coding sequence ATGAAACGACTCGTTATCATTGAAGACCAGACCGCCATCCGCGAAATGCTGGTGGAAATCCTCCGACTCGATCCCAACTATAAGCTGGTGGGTGAAAGCGGTGACGGCCAAAGCGCCCTCACCCTCTGCTTGGATGTAAAGCCCGACCTGTTGGTCCTCGATGCCAAGCTCCCCGGCCTTAATGGCGTGGATTTGCTTCGCCGCCTGACGAAACAGCTTAAAAACGTCCGCGTGCTCGTTTTCTCGGGCCACGAGAATCCCGTGCTCGTCCGTGAAATGCTCGAAGCCGGCGCCCATGGCTTTGTCGAAAAAACCGCCGGTCTCTTCGAGTTTAAGAAGGGCCTGGAAACCGTCGCCAATGGCGGCACCTATTTCGGACCGGCCGTTGCCTCCCTGCTCCGCAACGTCGTCGCTAATCCCGCCTCCAGCGCCACGGCTGATTTCCTGACCGATCGCGAACGCGAGATCCTCCAACTCGTTGCCGAGAGTAACAGCACCAAGGAAATCGCTTCCCGCCTCGATATCAGCGTGAAGACGGTGGACAACCACCGCACCAACCTGATGCGCAAGCTGAACCTGCACGACGTCGCCAGCCTCACTCGCTACGCCCTCGAGGTCGGTCTCATCGAGCCAAAGAAGCCCGTTTAA